A genomic segment from Nicotiana sylvestris chromosome 1, ASM39365v2, whole genome shotgun sequence encodes:
- the LOC138872657 gene encoding uncharacterized protein yields the protein MEIDFGIDVMQGTQPISIPPYRMTPAELKELKEQLKDFLEKGFIRSSVSSWGTSVLFVKKKDGFPRTPRKFNSIWVIVDRLTKSAHFLPMTSTDMAEQYAQSYIKEIVRLHGTPVSIISDRGAQFTTNFLKKFQQGLGTQSRQKSYSDVCHRDLEFNEDDWVFLKVSPMKDIMRFGKKGKLSPMYVGPYRIIQSIGQVAYKLELQPDMSLVHPVFHVSMLKKVVGDPSIIVPIETTGVNEELSYEEILVTILDRQVRKLRNKEIASVNVLWRNRQVQEATWEAEEEMRKKYPHLFE from the exons ATGGAGATTGACTTTGGGATTGATGTGATGCAAGGCACGcaacctatatcaattccaccttacagaatgaCACCGGCggaattgaaagagctaaaggaacaattgaaggattttcTAGAAAAGGGTTTCATCCGGTCGAGTGTGTCATCTTGGGGCACAtcggtcttgtttgtaaagaagaaagatg GGTTTCCGCGCACTCCACGCAAGTtcaactcaatttgggtgatcgttgATCGACTAACAAAATCAGCACACTTTTTGCCAATGACATCTACCGACATGGCGGAACAATATGCTCAGtcatatatcaaagaaatagtcaggttgcatggcactccagtctcaatcatttcagatcgaggggctcagttcactaCCAACTTCttgaagaaatttcagcaaggtttgggtacgcag agtcgccaaaaatCTTATTCGGATGTGTGtcacagagatttggagttcaacgaggatgattgggtatttttgaaggtttcccccatgaaggatatcatgcgatttggaaagaaaggtaaaTTAAGTCCGATGTATGTCGGaccgtacagaatcattcagagtattggtcaggtggcatacaagctcgagctgcaaCCCGATATGTCTTTGGtacatccagtcttccatgtgtctatgttgaagaaggtagtgggagatccgtccattATTGTGCCAATTGAAACTACTGGggttaatgaagaactgtcatatgaagaaattcTTGTTACCATTCTTGACAGGCAAGTCCGGAAGTTGAGGAATAAAGAAATTGCCTCCGTAAACGTGTTATGGCGGAATCGGCAAGTCcaagaagccacttgggaagccgaggaagaaatgagaaagaagtacccacatttgtttgaatag